The proteins below are encoded in one region of Dioscorea cayenensis subsp. rotundata cultivar TDr96_F1 chromosome 18, TDr96_F1_v2_PseudoChromosome.rev07_lg8_w22 25.fasta, whole genome shotgun sequence:
- the LOC120282631 gene encoding uncharacterized protein LOC120282631, producing the protein MIQWYILNNCELVEPFFEKHKMELELQSTLFVEERHKKKFPLWFKKFVTSLRNQGLQEVSDGLFSLACGPDRRVRKYTGCIVNGVRFHTKERDFHLRSQNSGVMVEGMHEEKEIDFYGVLTDIIQLDYIKGCEVVMFKCNWYDVDGRKRRIHKEGNLVSINVNKCWYENDPFILAIQAKQVFYLDDIKLGKNWKVVQKFHHRHLYDIPEIEQIEVSEMFDMDDNIDQENEFEENDRTIHVDDFGRQSLHRDDVAPDVIDFDDASMENFGQQSQRGLIDIDEEELGCNDDDDVDDVDNVDDEDDDDSDVDPMFH; encoded by the exons ATGATTCAGTGGTATATATTAAACAATTGTGAACTTGTCGAACCATTTTTTGA GAAACACAAAATGGAGCTTGAGTTGCAAAGTACATTATTTGTTGAAGAAAGGCATAAAAAGAAATTTCCATTGTggtttaaaaaattt gtTACGTCATTGCGAAATCAAGGCTTGCAAGAAGTGTCGGATGGATTATTTTCTTTAGCTTGTGGTCCAGATAGACGCGTTAGAAAGTACACAGGATGCATTGTTAATGGGGTCAGATTTCACACAAAAGAACGTGATTTTCATTTGAGAAGTCAAAATAGTGGTGTTATGGTTGAAGGAATGCATGAAGAGAaggaaattgatttttatggTGTTTTGACAGATATCATTCAATTAGATTATATAAAAGGATGTGAGGTTGTCATGTTTAAGTGTAATTGGTATGATGTTGATGGTAGGAAGAGAAGAATTCATAAAGAAGGTAATTTAGTAAGCATTAATGTTAATAAATGCTGGTATGAAAATGACCCATTCATATTAGCAATTCAAGCAAAGCAAGTTTTTTACTTGGATGACATCAAGTTAGGTAAAAATTGGAAAGTAGTGCAAAAGTTTCATCACAGGCACTTGTATGATATTCCTGAGATTGAACAAATTGAAGTTTCTGAAATGTTTGATATGGATGACAACATAGATCAAGAGAATGAATTTGAAGAGAATGATCGGACTATCCATGTTGATGATTTTGGAAGACAATCACTACATAGAGATGATGTTGCACCAGATgtcattgattttgatgatgcttCCATGGAAAACTTTGGCCAACAGAGTCAAAGAGGGCTTATTGATATTGATGAGGAAGAGCTTGGatgcaatgatgatgatgatgttgatgatgttgataaTGTTGATGATGAGGACGATGATGATAGTGATGTAGATCCTATGTTTCACTAA